In Oncorhynchus masou masou isolate Uvic2021 chromosome 28, UVic_Omas_1.1, whole genome shotgun sequence, the DNA window gttgagtatctggagcatcagcatttttgggttcgattacaggctcaaaatgaccagaaacaaagcactttcttctgaaactcgtcagtctattcttgttcttgagaaatgaaggctattccatgcgagaaattgccaagaaaattaagatctcgtacaaagctgtgtactactcccttcacagaacagcgcaaactgtctctaaccaaaatagaaagaggagtgggaggccctggtgcacaactgagcaagaggacaagtacattagagtatctagtttgagaaacagacgcctcacaagtcctcaactagcagcttcattaaatagtacctgcaaaacaccagtctcaacgtcaacagtgaagaggcgactctgggatgctggtcttctaggcagagttgcaaagaaaaagccatatctctgtccagtgtctttgTGCTTTTGACCAACttcatcttttatttttattggccagtctgagatatggtaatttctttgcaactctgcctagaaggcctaGGAGGccagcctcttcactgttgacgttgagactggtgttttgcgtgtactatttaatgaagctgccagttgcggacttgtgaggcgtttctgaccattttaattttattttaatggacaaaaaatggcttttctttcaaaaactggagactcatatctccctcaataactttaaacaccagctgtcagagcagctcaccgatcactgcacttgtacatagcccatctgtaaatagcccatccaactacctcatccccatactgttatttttttttgctcctttgcaccccagtatctctacttgcacattcatcttctacacatctatcactccagtgtttaattgctaaattgtaattatttcacctctatggcctatttattgccttacctcccttatcttacctcatttgcacacactgtatatagacttgtgtTATTGACGGTATGttggtttattccatgtgtaactctgtgttgttgtttgtgtcgcactgctttgctttatcttggccaggtcgcagttgtaaattaaaacttgttctcaactagcctacctggttaaataaaggttaaaaaacacacaaaaaacaaggacaattctaagtgaccccaaacttttgaacggtagtgtacattgcATTGTATCAAATTGTATTCACATACAAAATAAAATGCGTTATTATTACCATGCAGAGAATTATGCAATGTAGGCTACCCACTGCCTATTGGCTTATTTGCATAATCAAGCCTGTATCAAAATACAACATTGCCCCTTAAAGAAACATGTTTTGCTCTGAGCTCAGATCAGAAAAGCTCATCCACTCAGGCTGATTGAATGGGCTGGTCAATAGAATTCTACTCCCATGCTCTCTGGCTCAGCCTACAACTAAATCCCAGACTCAATCTTGCAAGTtagatttgtttttgtttgttgcatTAAAAAGGGGCTGATATAATGTTGATTTGGTCACATTAGAGAAAAATGTTGATCTCTATAGTGCAAACTAATGACGCGAACTCAGTGAAGTTTAATCTCGTGCGTCTCTGCGCTGGCTGGCATTTCTTCTGCGCTGCAGTCATGGAGGAGGTGCGCAGTTTAGAGGGAACGTTGTCTACAGGCATAGACTACCCTTGATAGAGCTGTGCCATAGGATACTATCAGAGTTTAGGGAGTTAAGTCTTAACATTTAAGTTGGTTTCAATTACTTACTTAAACAAGGTAGACCACGATTAGGAAGGAAATTGTGTGTAGTTAAAATTAATTAATCCCAACCTAGGAAATTGCCATAGATACATATAAGCCCCAGATCTCAATATTTCGCCTTGGGATGTGGTGTTGAATGGTGCAAAATACTCTAGGGGCAGTGACGAGACACTGAAGTTCATTCATGACAAAGTGAACAAGAGTAAGATAAGCAAGTAAGCATTTTGTTGGAtgatgtataccatgtgtatcctgtacagaCTACTAATAAAACTTAAACTTGAAATGTCTAGGGAAAGCAGGTAGCTAAATATCACTCAGCTTGTGTCAGTCTATCACTGTGTCACTTAGGTTACATTAGGTGATAAcaggtacactcttagaaagaaaAGTGCCTTATAGAACCTAAaaaggttctttggctgtccccaaaGGACAACCCTTTGAAGATGTTTTTGTTTCCATAGTCGAACCCTTATGGTTcgaggtagaaccctttccacagagggttctacatggaaccaagaagggttctcctatggggacagccgaagaacccttttggaacccttttttctaagagtgtagttcgCTACCACATACTGCAGCActaaggctgcgtttacacaggcagcccaattctgatattctttCCACTATTAGGTATTTTGACAGATCATATCAGAtcattttcagagctgatctgattggtcaaaagtcaAATTActggaaaaaagatcagaattgagctggctgtgtaaacacagccttaaTGTAGTGTGATTTGACTCAGAGTAGGGCTGGGCGGTAAACCGTTTTTTTTGtaatataccggtattgatgcacgggCAGGTTTTACTTGACATTCTTCACCGGTATTTGAATGtctggtttgttaaatgtgatacgcagTGTGTAATGTCCATTTTTCATAGTTTACttcgctacttgagtcatctctcttcactctctctatGTCACCGACACTCAAGGAACGCTTTTGATGTCCCTCAACTACAAGACACTTgcattcagtctgcatggtcaatgcagcataTGCAACACTGTTGATTACAACTATGCCGTTGTCACTTTGCATCTTAATATAAATCTACTAGCattctataattacactattagcttgtgtttcttacatctgcaaataGCTtctttgtcttttcttagcaagttgttTCTAAATCTTGTTAGCcactaatgctaatcgctagCTGATACTGATAATACCAATGATTGTGTAGACCTAAATCatcatgttgtttgtgcaacagtgtcTTCAGTTAGCTTCATGAAGCCAAAtattatagggtcccctaggaaacacacATTAGTTCCTACCCTGTCATAATAACTCCTCCCTAGAATTTTCAtttgttgtcatgtcaaacaagactgtattcaaagtgcgcgctattatattctaactatataATTAGAATAGACATTATATTCCCAAAAAtgtcagaaactttgaacatcccacggagcaccattaaatccattattaaaaaattgaaagaatatggcaccactttggattggagatgtttgatgtgggtttggaaggagagtttacagtctaaccagacacctaggtatttgtagttgtccacatattctaagtcagaaccgtccagagtagtgatgttcgacgggcgggcaggtgcaggcagagattggttgaagagcatgcatttagttttacttgtatttaagagcaattggaggccacggaaggagagttgtatggcattgaagctcatctggagggttgttaacacagtgtccaaagatggacttcacagtgtcccagaacctttttgagtttgtgttgcaggaagaaCATTTCttcttgaaaaagctagccttggcttttctaactgcctgcgTATATTCGTTtgtagcttccctgaaaagttgcatatcacgggggctgttcgatgctaatgcagaatgccataggatgGTTTTGTGTTGgttatctgttcctggttctaaatcttgaatggggcatgcttatttaagatgttgaggaaggcatttaaaaaaaaaaaaaaaaacaggcatcctctactgatgggatgagatcaatatccttccagaatacccgcgccaggtcgattagaaaggcctgctcactgaagtgtttcagggagagtttgacagtgatgagtggaggtcgtttgaccgctgacgcATTACGgaagcaggcaatgaggcagtgatcactgagatcttggttgaaaacagcagaggtgtatttagagggcaagttggttaggatgatatctatgagggtgcccgtgtttacggctttggggtggtacctggtaggttcattgataatttgtgtgagattgagggcatcaagcttagattgtgggatggctggggtgttaagcatgttccagtttaggtcgcctagcagcacaagctctgaagatagatggggggcaatcagttcacatatggtgtccagagcacacctgggggcagagggtggtcgatagcaggcggcaatggtgagagacttgtttttagagaggtggatttttaaaagtagaagttcaaattgtttgtgtacagacctggatagtaggacagaactctgcaggctatctttgctgtagattgcaacaccgccctctttggccgttctatcttgtctgaagatgttgtagttagggatgaagatttcagaatttttggtggtcttcctaagccaggattcagacatggctagaacatccaggttggcagagtgtgctaaagcagtgaataaaacaaacttagggaggaggcttctaatgttaacctgcatgaaaccaaggttattacggttacagaagtcataaaaagagagtgcctggggaataggaatggagctatatactacagggcctggattcacctctacatcaccagaggagcagaggtggagtaggataagggtacggctaaaagctatgagaattggttgtctagaacatccggaacagagagtaaaagaaggTTTCTGGGGGCCATTGTTGATGATTTAAAGACCAGTGCTTGATTGACCCAACATCTTCACCCATTTAGACCTATGGATGGTCATTGTTTATGTTTTTCCAGTCAgtgaaatcaaaacaaatcaaattttattggtcacatgcacatggttagcagatgttaatgcgagtgtagtgaaatgcttgtgcttatagttccaaccgtgcagtaatatctaacaagtaagtTTTATTACTACATAGTTAATGCTGATGCGTCCCTGAAGCGCACCTTCATCGTCAAGCCGGACGGGGGTTCCCAGGGGGAAGTCATCTACCTCATCCGCGACCCCATTGACCTCAGGGTTATAGCGGGATCACAGACAAGGCAGTCTGTGGTCCAGGAGTACATCCACAAGCCTCTTCTTATCGACAAGCTGAAGTTGGACATCCGTCTCTACGTGCTGGCCAAGTCCCTGGAGCTGCTGGAGATTTATATCGCTAAAGAGGGGCTGTCACGCTTCTGCACCGAGACATACCAGCTAGGAACATAGATAAGGACGTTATAACATGCTCATAATACATATATGCTACATTCATAAGAAGTTTCTGTATCGAGCCATACCAGGTTGGAAGTTACAAAGGGACTTTATAACATGTTCATAACCCATTCATAACACATTCTGAACCGAGCAATACCAGGTAGGAACGGTAGGAACACTTTATCTGAAGACATAACGCattcataacacatacatacagcaCTCATAATCACTACACAATATATTTTGTCTTCCATTTTGACATAAAGCATTATACTAGCATTTAAACATGGACTTTTTAAACATGTTTCTATGTTTAAATATAGCATTCTAACATCTCTGTTCTCCCATGTCCCTGGCACCCCAACAGGAACCCAGTCAGAAGAACCTGAGCCATGTCCTCATGCAACTCACCAACTACTCCCTCAGCGTCCAGAGTGGGAAATTTATCCACTCTGACAGGCTTTCGTCAGGAAACAAGCGCACCTTCTCCAGCGTGCTCTACCGCCTGGCCTCTAAAGGAGTGGACATCAAGAAGGTTTGGTCAGACATCATCTCTCTGGTCAAGACGGTCATCACTCGATTCCCTGAGCTCAAGGTCTACTACCTGGCCAACATACTGCCTGTGAAACCAGGACCCACCTGCTTCCAGgtacagagagatgaggagagtgtgtgtgtctgtgtgtgtgtgtgtgtgtgtgtgtgtgtgtgtgtgtgtgtgtgtgtatgtgtgtgtctgtctgtgtgtctgtctgtgtgtgtctgtgtgtctgtctgtgtatctgtgtgggtgtgtgtgtgtgtgtctgtctgtctgtgtgtctgtctgtgtatctctgtgtgtgtctgtctgtgtatctctgtgtgtgcgtgtgtgtgtgtgtgtgtgtgtgtgttccaggtgtcCCCCGGGGTGTGTGAGCACGTCCACAGCCCAGTAGATGAGGAGGTGAAGGTGGGGGTCATTAGAGACACATTAGTCTCATGAACCCTGCTCAGgagaaatcacacacacacacacacggacggacctggagctagggttagggttagggttaaaccagaatgtggacatgaagctagggttagtgttaaaccatgatgtggacatgaagctagggttagtgtggAACCGAGATTTGGACATGaagcaagggttagggttagtgttaaatcaggatgtggacatgaagcaagggttagggttagggttaaaccaggttgtggacaagaagctagggttagggtggaaccaggatgtggacaagaagatagggttagggtggaaccgggatgtggacaagaagctagggttagggtggaaccgggatgtggacaagaagcaagggttagtgttaaaccaggatgtggacaagaagctagggttagtgttaaaccaggatgtggacaagaagctagggttagggtggaaccaggatgtggacaagaagctagggttaatgttagtgttaaaccaggatgtggacatgaagctagggttagtgttaaaccaggatgtggacatgaagctagggttagtgttaaaccaggatgtggacatgaagctaaccCGAGCTGCTTCCAGGtacagagagatgagatgagtgtgtgtgtctgtgtgtgtgtgtgtctgtgtgtgtgtgtgtatgtgtgtgtctgtctgtgtgtctgtctgtgtgtctgtctgtgtgtctgtctgtgtatctgtgtgggtgtgtctgtgtgtctgtctgtgtatctgtgtgggtgtgggtgtgtgtgtctgtctgtctgtgcgtctgtctgtgcatctctgtgtgtgtttgtctgtttatctgtgtgtgtgtgtgtgtgtgtgtgtgtgtgtgtgtgtgttccaggtgtcCCCCGGGGTGTGTGAGTACGTCCACAGCCCAGTAGATGAGGAGGTGAAGGTGGGGGTCATTAGAGACACATTAGTCTCATGAACCCTGCTCAGGAgaaatcacacagacacacacacacacacacacacacacacacacacacacacacacacacacacacacacacacacactgacggacctggagctagggttagggttaaaccagAATGTGGACATAAAGCtggggttagtgttaaaccaggatgtggacatgaagctagggttagtgttaaaccaggatgtggacaagaagctagggttagtgttaaaccaggatgtggacatgaagctagggttagtgttaaaccaggatgtggacatgaagctagggttagtgttaaaccaggatgtggacatgaagctagggttagtgttaaaccaggatgtggacatgaagctagggttagtgttaaaccaggatgtggacaagaagctagggttagtgttaaaccaggatgtggacaagaagctagggttagggtggaaccgggatgtggacatgaagctagggttaggatggaaccgggatgtggacaagaagctagggttagggtggaaccgggatgttgacataaagctagggttagggtggaaccgggatgtggacatgaagctagggttagtgttaaaccagcatgtggacatgaagctaggtttagggtggaaccaggatgtggacaagaatctagggttagtgttaaaccaggatgtggacatgaagctagggttagggttaaaccaggatgtggacatgaagctagggttagtgttaaacaaggatgtggacatgaagctagggttagtgtaaaagcaggttgtggacaagaagctagggttagtgttaaactaggatgtggacaagaagctagggttaatgttaaaccaggatgtggacatgaagctagggtgaGGGTGGAACCGGGATGTGGGCATATAGCTAGGGTTATGGTGGAACctggatgtggacaagaagctagggttagggtggaaccaggatgtggacaataagctagggttagggtggaaccgggatgtggacatgaagctagggatagggttaaaccaggatgtggacatgaagctagggttagtgtaagtgtaaaaccaggatgtggacaagaagctagggttagggttaaaccaggatgtggacatgaagctagggttagtgttagggttaaaccaggatgtggacatgaagctagggtcagTGTAAGTGtaaaaccaggatgtggacaagaagctagggttagggtggaaccggtatgtggacaagaagctagggttagggtggaaccaGGATGTgaacaagaagctagggttagtgttaaaccaggatgtggccatgaagttagggttagtgttaaactaggatgtggacatgaagctagggttagggttaaaccaggatgtggacatgaagcgagggttagtgttagtgttaaaccaggacgtggacaagaagctagggttagtgtggaaccgggatgtggacatgaagctagggttagtgttaaaccaggatgtggacatgaagctagggttagtgttaaaccaggatgtggacatgaagctagggttagtgttaaaccaggatgtggacatgaagctagggttagtgtaagtgtaaaaccaggatgtggacaagaagctagggttagggttaaaccaggatgtggacatgaagctagggttagtgttagggttaaaccaggatgtggacatgaagctagggtcagTGTAAGTGtaaaaccaggatgtggacaagaagctagggttagtgtggAACCGgtatgtggacaagaagctagggttagggtggaaccaGGATGTgaacaagaagctagggttagtgttaaaccaggatgtggccatgaagttagggttagtgttaaactaggatgtggacatgaagctagggttagggttaaaccaggatgtggacatgaagcgagggttagtgttagtgttaaaccaggatgtggacaagaagctagggttagggtggaaccgggatgtggacatgaagctagggttagtgttaaaccaggatgtggacatgaagctagggttagtgttaaaccaggatgtggacatgaagctagggttagtgttaaaccaggatgtggacatgaagctagggttagtgttaaaccaggatgtggacatgaagctagggttagtgttaaaccaggatgtggacaagaagctagggttagtgttaaaccaggatgtggacaagaagctagggttagggtggaaccgggatgtggacatgaagctagggttaggatggaaccgggatgtggacaagaagctagggttagggtggaaccggGATGTTGACattaagctagggttagggtggaaccgggatgtggacatgaagctagggttagtgttaaaccagcATGTGGACATgaatctagggttagtgttaaaccaggatgtggacatgaagctagggttagggttaaaccaggatgtggacatgaagctagggttagtgttaaacaaggatgtggacatgaagctagggttagtgtaaAACCAGgttgtggacaagaagctagggttagtgttaaactaGGATgcggacaagaagctagggttaatgttaaaccaggatgtggacatgaagctagggtgaGGGTGGAACCGGGATGTGGGCATATAGCTAGGGTTATGGTGGAACctggatgtggacaagaagctagggttagggtggaaccaggatgtggacaagaagctagggttagggtggaagcgggatgtggacatgaagctagggttagggttaaaccaggatgtggacatgaagctagggttagtgtaagtgtaaaaccaggatgtggacaagaagctagggttagggttaaaccaggatgtggacatgaagctagggttagtgttagggttaaaccaggatgtggacatgaagctagggttagtgtaagtgtaaaaccaggatgtggacaagaagctagggttagggtggaaccggtatgtggacaagaagctagggttagggtggaaccaGGATGTgaacaagaagctagggttagtgttaaaccaggatgtggccttgaagttagggttagtgttaaactaggatgtggacatgaagctagggttagggttaaaccaggatgtggacatgaagcgagggttagtgttagtgttaaaccaggatgtggacaagaagctagggttagggtggaaccgggatgtggacatgaagctagggttagtgttaaaccaggatgtggacatgaagctagggttaatgttaaaccaggatgtggacatgaatctagggttagggttagtgttaaaccaggatgtggacaagaagctagggttaaggtGGAACCacgatgtggacaagaagctagggttagggtggaaccgggatgttgacatgaagctaggcttagtgttaaaccaggatgtggacatgaagctaggtttagggtggAACCacgatgtggacaagaagctagggttagtgttaaaccaggatgtggacatgaagctagggttaggtttaaaccAGGATGTTtgcatgaagctagggttagtgttaaaccaggatgtggacaagaagctagggttaatgttgaaccaggatgtggacatgaagctagggttagtgttagggttaaaccaggatgtggacatgaagctagggttagtgtaagtgtaaaaccaggatgtggacaagaagctagggttagggtggaaccggtatgtggacaagaagctagggttagggtggaaccaGGATGTGagcaagaagctagggttagtgttaaaccaggatgtggccatgaagttagggttagtgttaaactaggatgtggacatgaagctagggttagggttaaaccaggatgtggacatgaagcgagggttagtgttagtgttaaaccaggatgtggacaagaagctagggttagggtggaaccgggatgtggacatgaagctagggttagtgttaaaccaggatgtggacatgaagctagggttaatgttaaaccaggatgtggacatgaatctagggttagggttagtgttaaaccaggatgtggacaagaagctagggttaaggtGGAACCacgatgtggacaagaagctagggttaggtttaaaccaggatgtgggcatgaagctagggttagtgttaaaccaggatgtggacaagaagctagggttaatgttgaaccaggatgtggacatgaagctagggttagggtggaaccggGATGTGGGCATGTAGCTAGGGTTACGGTGGAACctggatgtggacaagaagctagggttagtgttaaaccaggatgtggacaagaagctagggttagggtggaaccaggatgtggacaagaagctagggttaatgttagtgttaaaccaggatgtggacatgaagctagggttagtgttaaaccaggatgtggacatgaagctagggttagtgttaaaccaggatgtggacatgaagctaaccCGAGCTGCTTCCAGGtacagagagatgagatgagtgtgtgtgtctgtgtgtgtgtgtgtctgtgtgtgtgtgtgtatgtgtgtgtctgtctgtgtgtctgtctgtgtgtctgtctgtgtatctgtgtgggtgtgtctgtgtgtctgtctgtgtatctgtgtgggtgtgtgtgtgtgtgttccaggtgtcCCCCGGGGTGTGTGAGTACGTCCACAGCCCAGTAGATGAGGAGGTGAAGGTGGGGGTCATTAGAGACACATTAGTCTCATGAACCCTGCTCAGgagaaatcacacacacacacacacacacacacacacacacacacacacacacacacacacacacacacacacacacacacacacacacacacacacacacacacacacacacacacacacacacacacacacacactgacggacctggagctagggttagggttaaaccagaatgtggacatgaagcgagggttagtgttagtgttaaaccaggatgtggacaagaagctagggttagggtggaaccgggatgtggccatgaagctagggttagtgttaaaccaggatgtggacaagaagctagggttagtgttaaaccaggatgtggacatgaagctagggttagtgttaaaccaggatgtggacatgaagctagggttagtgttaaaccaggatgtggacatgaagctagggttagtgttaaaccaggatgtggacatgaagctagggttagtgttaaaccaggatgtggacaagaagctagggttagtgttaaaccaggatgtggacaagaagctagggttagggtggaaccaggatgtggacatgaagctagggttaggatggaaccgggatgtggacaagaagctagggttagggtggaaccgggatgttgacataaagctagggttagggtggaaccgggatgtggacatgaagctagggttagtgttaaactaggatgtggacaagaagctagggttaatgttaaaccaggatgtggacatgaagctagggtgaGGGTGGAACCGGGATGTGGGCATATAGCTAGGGTTATGGTGGAACctggatgtggacaagaagctagggttagggtggaaccgggatgtggacatgaagctagggttagggttaaaccaggatgtggacatgaagctagggttagtgtaagtgtaaaaccaggatgtggacaagaagcta includes these proteins:
- the LOC135517051 gene encoding tubulin polyglutamylase TTLL11-like; protein product: MFWDSSDDIEECTTSATGFINKCIEDVVPTVTFPVGRWSACNIYWHGVSFHDNDNILSEQVNKFPGMLIRLKKATLSRSTRTDAELLPWDYNFYPHSCILPEEYHLFSTQVQHTAKETEPSLKRTFIVKPDGGSQGEVIYLIRDPIDLRVIAGSQTRQSVVQEYIHKPLLIDKLKLDIRLYVLAKSLELLEIYIAKEGLSRFCTEPQQEPSQKNLSHVLMQLTNYSLSVQSGKFIHSDRLSSGNKRTFSSVLYRLASKGVDIKKVWSDIISLVKTVITRFPELKVYYLANILPVKPGPTCFQMHN